In the Corynebacterium gerontici genome, one interval contains:
- a CDS encoding ABC transporter family substrate-binding protein, protein MKLQKPATKLAALISAAALALSACGGGGTSDQKTASDIQTADYNPQDRDNIKDGGTLTTGIGELSEQENPFHADGTAYTTTLWRWYNPWTVHYSPEGDFSTDKNYVTDIKEETKDGKTKLTYKINEKATYNDGTPIDWRAWETTWKINNGKDPAYTPSSTDGYEQIESVTKGANDKEAVVTFERTYPWWQGLFNTIAHPALADPANYNDYLKKLHPEWGAGPFKVESVDFNKGTAVFVPNEKWWGDKPKLDKRIFRQMESKAAVNAFKNGEIDAVGAGSKDDYASVKDMPGVDIRIGRLPKINFNLFNGESDILKDVKVREALADATDRDQLAKIWYQGLPAADGAPGSFALYSFQEGYEDNYSKVAGFDPEKAKQLLDEAGWKEGADGIREKDGKPLSVRYVLVGESEQLNASAKALQQMYKDVGVDMKIEIHPGSEFSKILQSTDFDIFPMAVSDSDPYKVAYFGQFYLSDSGLNRSHTGTPEIDEQIREMQKLPTREEQIKRANEIEVDALARFGTIPLLTQISFAAVKEDLANYGSMAFGDVPLENIGWQK, encoded by the coding sequence ATGAAGCTTCAAAAACCAGCCACCAAGCTGGCGGCGCTCATCTCCGCCGCAGCCCTGGCGCTCAGTGCCTGCGGTGGTGGCGGTACTTCTGATCAGAAGACTGCCTCCGATATCCAAACCGCGGACTACAACCCCCAGGATCGCGACAACATCAAAGACGGTGGCACCTTGACCACCGGCATTGGTGAGCTCTCGGAACAGGAAAACCCATTCCACGCGGACGGCACCGCCTACACCACAACTTTGTGGCGCTGGTACAACCCCTGGACCGTGCACTACTCCCCCGAAGGTGACTTCTCTACCGACAAGAACTACGTCACCGACATCAAGGAGGAGACGAAGGACGGCAAGACCAAGCTCACCTACAAGATCAACGAGAAGGCCACCTACAACGATGGCACTCCGATCGACTGGCGCGCTTGGGAAACCACCTGGAAGATTAACAACGGCAAGGACCCGGCGTACACGCCCAGCTCCACTGACGGCTACGAGCAGATCGAGTCTGTGACGAAGGGTGCCAACGACAAGGAAGCCGTGGTGACCTTCGAGCGCACCTACCCCTGGTGGCAGGGTCTGTTCAACACCATCGCTCACCCAGCCTTGGCTGATCCGGCGAACTACAACGACTACTTGAAGAAGCTCCACCCTGAGTGGGGTGCAGGCCCCTTCAAGGTAGAAAGCGTGGACTTCAACAAGGGCACCGCAGTATTCGTGCCCAATGAGAAGTGGTGGGGCGATAAGCCCAAGCTGGACAAGCGCATCTTCCGCCAGATGGAGAGCAAGGCCGCAGTGAATGCCTTCAAGAACGGCGAAATCGACGCGGTTGGTGCAGGCTCCAAGGACGATTACGCCAGCGTGAAGGACATGCCAGGCGTGGACATCCGCATCGGACGTTTGCCGAAGATCAACTTCAATCTCTTCAACGGCGAGTCCGACATTCTGAAGGATGTCAAGGTTCGCGAGGCACTGGCGGATGCCACCGATCGCGATCAGCTTGCCAAGATTTGGTACCAGGGTCTGCCGGCTGCAGACGGTGCACCAGGCTCCTTCGCTCTGTACTCCTTCCAGGAAGGCTACGAGGACAACTACTCCAAGGTTGCCGGTTTCGATCCCGAGAAGGCCAAGCAGCTCCTGGATGAAGCAGGTTGGAAGGAAGGCGCCGACGGCATCCGTGAGAAGGACGGAAAGCCACTCAGCGTGCGCTACGTTCTGGTTGGCGAGTCTGAGCAGTTGAACGCCAGCGCCAAGGCTTTGCAGCAGATGTACAAGGACGTTGGTGTGGACATGAAGATCGAGATCCATCCCGGCAGCGAGTTCTCGAAGATCCTGCAGAGCACCGACTTTGATATCTTCCCCATGGCAGTGTCCGACTCCGACCCCTACAAGGTTGCGTACTTCGGTCAGTTCTACCTCTCTGATTCCGGTCTGAACCGTTCGCACACCGGCACCCCCGAGATCGACGAGCAGATTCGCGAGATGCAGAAGCTGCCTACCCGCGAGGAACAGATCAAGCGAGCCAATGAGATTGAGGTCGATGCACTCGCTCGCTTCGGCACCATCCCATTGCTCACCCAGATTTCCTTCGCCGCTGTTAAGGAGGATCTTGCCAACTACGGCTCCATGGCCTTCGGCGACGTGCCCCTAGAAAACATCGGCTGGCAGAAGTAA
- a CDS encoding mechanosensitive ion channel family protein produces the protein MSLILAADNPTDQVQQAVQSLTWHDLGIGVVIIAVGAVIGWIVKFILNKALVKIAHRTKASARAFSSIAQWVVIALAIAAAITYVFPSVKPVNLIGGLGVVSIAAGIAFQTVLGNTFAGLVILMRETPLVGDQIQIGDVAGTITDINLSTTTVRTFSGRQVLIPNGTVHTSIVTVQTRHEWVRTNFDVKIRHAEDFEKAREVAVKALDRVEGILESPAPVAVLRQVADGMATMEVRFWSGSKQMDTVAALDAAIVAVTTDLSKAGIEFGPDNTVMFAGGE, from the coding sequence ATGTCTTTGATCCTTGCCGCAGATAACCCCACAGACCAGGTGCAACAGGCCGTGCAATCCCTCACATGGCACGATTTGGGCATCGGAGTGGTGATCATTGCCGTCGGCGCCGTGATCGGGTGGATCGTTAAATTCATTCTGAATAAGGCGCTCGTCAAGATTGCGCATCGCACCAAAGCATCAGCACGGGCGTTTTCTTCCATTGCTCAGTGGGTGGTGATTGCGCTTGCCATCGCCGCCGCGATCACCTACGTCTTCCCGTCGGTGAAGCCCGTGAACCTGATCGGCGGCTTGGGCGTTGTGTCCATCGCCGCCGGTATCGCCTTCCAAACGGTTTTGGGAAACACCTTCGCTGGCTTGGTGATCCTGATGCGCGAAACCCCGCTGGTGGGTGATCAGATCCAGATCGGTGATGTGGCCGGGACGATCACCGACATCAACCTCTCCACCACTACGGTGCGCACGTTCTCCGGGCGCCAGGTGCTCATTCCAAACGGCACCGTGCACACCTCCATTGTGACGGTGCAAACCCGGCATGAGTGGGTACGCACCAACTTCGACGTGAAAATTCGGCATGCAGAAGACTTCGAAAAAGCTCGCGAAGTAGCTGTGAAGGCGCTTGATCGTGTTGAAGGCATCCTCGAATCACCGGCACCAGTTGCTGTGCTGCGCCAAGTGGCCGACGGTATGGCCACGATGGAAGTCCGCTTCTGGTCAGGGTCTAAACAGATGGATACCGTGGCGGCGCTCGACGCCGCCATCGTGGCAGTGACCACGGACCTCAGCAAAGCAGGGATTGAGTTCGGCCCGGATAATACGGTGATGTTCGCCGGGGGTGAGTAG
- a CDS encoding PhoX family protein gives MAIKGLNLLSTFKSSRSATTCEYKCGNACLGEPTNQSDNPYFGNVISRRGVLKGSGLAVATFASSQVLAACGSESSSGTTSAAAANTSKAEITLPQGMNFPVVEPNKKDEVVVPEGYDKNVLIAWGDPMFEGVPEFDINNQTAANAERQFGFNNDFAGLMDHPSDDNRMVYVCSHEYTTEPHMFPGYDVDNPTDEQINIGLANHGQSVLEVSKVGDKGELKREFGPLNRRITATTPMKIQGVLAGTDYVKTKDDPQGTTVLGTIANCSGGMTPWGTYLSGEENFEPYFANYQDVKDEQAKKYCERLGSEEGPTLRQWERLHERFDLAKQPNEINRFGYLVEIDPLDPNSVPVKHTSAGRFKHESGNIYVTSDGTVVCYTGDDARFEYIYKFVSSRKIKEADTAHNMDILDYGTLYVGKLEGNSPEKEIDGSGELPKDGLFDGQGTWVPLLTVDEDGAKSHIDGMSPEEVAVYTRFAADEAGATKMDRPEDFEANKHSGKVYVALTNNSYRGATGKDAKKNKEDAKEWAPITENKNGLVMELDDDHAGEKFKWNILLVCGDPEAAYSYFGGFDKSKVSPISCPDNLAFDDHGNLWISSDGNALGSNDGLYAVGLEGENRGNTRCFLTVPTGAETCGPIVTKDRVLVNVQHPGETDEATVENPASHWPDGGKTPPRPGVAVVWNPKGKIGEGN, from the coding sequence ATGGCGATCAAAGGCCTGAACCTGCTGAGCACCTTTAAGTCCAGCCGATCCGCAACGACCTGCGAATACAAGTGCGGCAACGCATGCTTGGGGGAACCAACCAACCAATCGGATAACCCATATTTTGGCAACGTGATTTCCCGGCGCGGGGTGCTCAAGGGTTCCGGTCTCGCCGTGGCCACCTTTGCGAGCTCCCAGGTATTGGCCGCCTGCGGATCTGAAAGCAGCTCCGGCACCACCAGCGCTGCAGCAGCAAACACCAGCAAGGCCGAAATCACGCTTCCGCAGGGCATGAACTTCCCTGTGGTTGAGCCCAATAAAAAAGACGAGGTTGTTGTACCAGAAGGCTACGACAAGAACGTGCTGATCGCCTGGGGTGATCCGATGTTCGAGGGCGTGCCGGAATTCGACATCAACAACCAAACCGCGGCCAATGCCGAGCGCCAATTCGGCTTTAATAATGATTTCGCCGGGCTGATGGATCACCCCAGCGACGACAACCGCATGGTGTATGTGTGCTCCCACGAATACACCACCGAGCCGCACATGTTCCCTGGCTACGACGTGGATAATCCCACCGATGAGCAAATCAATATCGGCCTGGCCAATCACGGCCAAAGCGTGCTCGAAGTATCCAAGGTTGGCGATAAAGGCGAGCTCAAGCGCGAATTTGGCCCCTTAAATCGCCGCATTACCGCCACCACCCCCATGAAGATCCAGGGTGTGCTCGCCGGCACCGATTATGTAAAAACCAAAGATGACCCCCAGGGCACCACGGTGCTTGGCACCATTGCCAACTGCTCCGGCGGCATGACTCCTTGGGGCACCTACCTTTCCGGTGAGGAAAACTTCGAGCCTTACTTTGCCAACTACCAAGACGTCAAAGATGAGCAGGCCAAGAAGTACTGTGAGCGCCTCGGCTCCGAGGAAGGCCCAACGCTGCGCCAGTGGGAACGCCTGCATGAACGCTTTGACCTGGCCAAGCAGCCCAATGAGATCAACCGCTTTGGCTACTTGGTAGAAATCGATCCGCTTGATCCCAACTCTGTGCCCGTCAAGCACACCTCCGCCGGCCGCTTCAAGCACGAGTCGGGCAATATTTATGTCACCTCCGATGGCACCGTCGTGTGCTACACCGGCGATGACGCCCGCTTCGAGTACATCTATAAGTTCGTTTCTTCCCGCAAGATCAAAGAGGCCGACACCGCCCACAACATGGACATTCTCGACTACGGCACCCTGTACGTGGGCAAGCTCGAGGGCAACTCCCCCGAAAAAGAAATCGACGGCTCCGGTGAGCTGCCCAAGGATGGGCTTTTCGACGGCCAAGGTACCTGGGTACCGCTGCTGACGGTGGATGAGGATGGGGCGAAATCCCATATCGATGGCATGAGCCCAGAAGAAGTTGCCGTGTACACCCGCTTCGCAGCCGATGAGGCAGGGGCAACCAAGATGGACCGCCCCGAGGACTTTGAGGCAAATAAGCACAGCGGCAAGGTCTACGTTGCACTGACCAACAACTCCTACCGCGGCGCCACGGGCAAGGATGCGAAGAAGAATAAAGAAGACGCCAAAGAATGGGCGCCGATCACCGAGAACAAAAACGGCCTCGTGATGGAGCTTGACGACGATCACGCCGGCGAGAAGTTCAAGTGGAATATCTTGCTCGTCTGCGGTGATCCCGAGGCTGCCTATAGCTACTTCGGCGGCTTTGATAAATCCAAGGTATCCCCGATCTCCTGCCCGGATAACCTCGCCTTTGATGATCACGGCAACTTGTGGATCTCCTCCGATGGCAACGCACTCGGCTCCAATGATGGCCTCTATGCCGTCGGCCTCGAAGGTGAAAACCGCGGCAATACCCGTTGCTTCCTCACCGTGCCAACAGGAGCAGAAACCTGTGGGCCCATCGTGACCAAAGACCGAGTGCTGGTCAATGTGCAGCACCCCGGCGAAACCGATGAGGCCACTGTGGAAAACCCCGCCTCTCACTGGCCAGATGGAGGCAAGACCCCTCCACGCCCAGGCGTAGCGGTGGTGTGGAACCCCAAGGGCAAGATCGGCGAAGGCAACTAG
- a CDS encoding YccF domain-containing protein gives MKALHVILNIIWLLTAGIWLWLAYIIAGAIACIFIITIPFGVASFRIANYILWPFGREVVDTGKGGGMSMLGNVIWFLVAGLWLALGHVTTAIAQALTIIGLPLAWANLKLIPVTCFPFGKKIVDSSDAKANMIPLARP, from the coding sequence ATGAAAGCCCTTCACGTCATCCTTAACATCATTTGGCTGCTCACCGCAGGTATCTGGCTGTGGCTTGCCTACATCATCGCTGGTGCCATCGCCTGCATTTTCATCATCACCATCCCCTTCGGTGTGGCCAGCTTCCGCATCGCCAATTACATCCTGTGGCCATTTGGCCGCGAGGTTGTTGATACCGGCAAGGGCGGTGGCATGTCGATGCTCGGCAACGTGATCTGGTTCCTAGTAGCAGGCCTGTGGCTCGCCCTGGGGCATGTCACCACTGCTATTGCGCAGGCACTTACCATTATTGGTCTGCCCTTGGCCTGGGCAAACCTCAAGCTCATTCCTGTGACCTGCTTCCCCTTTGGCAAGAAGATTGTGGATTCTTCCGATGCCAAGGCAAATATGATTCCGCTTGCTCGCCCTTAA
- the rpsQ gene encoding 30S ribosomal protein S17 — protein MSEANVTENNENAKEKGARKVRIGYVVSTKMQKTIVVELEDRKQHRLYGKTIRTNSKVKAHDENEIAGVGDRVRIEETRPLSKDKHFRLVEIVEKAR, from the coding sequence ATGAGTGAGGCAAACGTGACTGAGAACAACGAGAACGCCAAGGAAAAGGGTGCCCGCAAGGTTCGCATCGGCTACGTGGTTTCCACGAAGATGCAAAAGACCATTGTGGTTGAGCTTGAAGACCGCAAGCAGCACCGCCTTTACGGCAAGACCATCCGCACCAACTCCAAGGTGAAGGCTCACGATGAAAACGAGATCGCCGGTGTTGGCGACCGCGTGCGCATCGAAGAGACTCGCCCGCTGAGCAAGGACAAGCACTTCCGCCTCGTCGAGATCGTCGAGAAGGCACGCTAG
- the rpmC gene encoding 50S ribosomal protein L29, producing MANGTPAHELRELNAEELTTKLTEAKEELFNLRFQAATGQLTNNRRLRTVKRDIARIYTVLRERELGLSEVPGAEA from the coding sequence ATGGCTAACGGTACCCCCGCACACGAGCTTCGCGAGCTGAACGCTGAGGAGCTCACCACCAAGCTGACCGAGGCCAAGGAAGAGCTGTTCAACCTGCGCTTCCAGGCTGCCACCGGCCAGTTGACCAACAACCGTCGCCTGCGCACCGTCAAGCGCGACATCGCCCGCATCTACACGGTGCTCCGTGAGCGCGAGCTCGGCCTGTCCGAGGTTCCGGGAGCTGAGGCTTAA
- the rplP gene encoding 50S ribosomal protein L16 — protein MLIPKRVKYRRQHRPTRRGVSKGGNRLNFGDYGIQALEPAYITNRQIESARIAINRHVKRGGKVWINIFPDRPLTQKPLGVRMGSGKGPVEKWVANVKPGRILFEMSYPNEAMALEALRRAGQKLPCKVRIVKKEDQF, from the coding sequence ATGCTTATCCCCAAGCGCGTGAAGTACCGCCGTCAGCACCGCCCGACCCGTCGTGGCGTGTCCAAGGGTGGTAACCGCCTTAACTTCGGTGACTACGGCATCCAGGCTCTGGAGCCCGCCTACATCACCAACCGTCAGATCGAGTCCGCTCGTATTGCCATCAACCGCCACGTCAAGCGTGGTGGCAAGGTGTGGATCAACATCTTCCCGGATCGTCCCCTGACCCAGAAGCCGCTCGGCGTGCGTATGGGTTCCGGTAAGGGCCCCGTGGAGAAGTGGGTTGCGAACGTTAAGCCCGGCCGCATCCTCTTCGAGATGAGCTACCCCAACGAGGCTATGGCACTCGAGGCTCTGCGTCGTGCAGGCCAGAAGCTCCCTTGCAAAGTTCGTATCGTTAAGAAGGAGGACCAGTTCTAA
- the rpsC gene encoding 30S ribosomal protein S3, producing the protein MGQKIHPHGLRLGITSDWKSHWYADKNYAEYVAEDIKIREFLQKTLDRAGIADIVIERTRDRVRVDIHTARPGIVIGRRGSEADRLRRELEKLTGKQVALNILEVKNIDANAQLVAQSIAEQLTNRVAFRRAMRKAIQSAMRQPQVKGIKVVCSGRLGGAEMSRTERYHEGRVPLHTLRAEIDYGTYEAHTTFGRIGVKVWIYKGDVVGGKRESELNAPAERRGRGDRNARPRRGGQRRQRAEKKQEG; encoded by the coding sequence GTGGGCCAGAAAATCCATCCTCACGGCCTACGTTTGGGCATCACTTCCGATTGGAAGTCCCACTGGTACGCCGACAAGAACTACGCAGAGTACGTCGCTGAAGACATCAAGATTCGCGAGTTCCTGCAGAAGACCTTGGATCGCGCTGGTATCGCCGACATCGTGATCGAGCGCACCCGCGACCGCGTCCGCGTCGACATTCACACCGCCCGCCCGGGCATCGTGATTGGCCGCCGTGGCTCCGAGGCAGACCGTCTGCGCCGCGAGCTGGAAAAGCTCACTGGCAAGCAGGTTGCTCTGAACATCCTCGAGGTCAAGAACATTGACGCCAACGCTCAGCTCGTGGCACAGTCCATCGCCGAGCAGCTCACGAACCGTGTGGCATTCCGCCGCGCAATGCGTAAGGCTATCCAGTCCGCAATGCGCCAGCCGCAGGTTAAGGGCATCAAGGTTGTGTGCTCCGGTCGTCTCGGCGGTGCCGAGATGTCCCGCACCGAGCGCTACCACGAAGGTCGCGTTCCGCTGCACACCCTGCGCGCCGAAATCGACTACGGCACCTACGAAGCTCACACCACCTTCGGACGCATCGGCGTCAAGGTGTGGATCTACAAGGGTGACGTCGTGGGCGGTAAGCGCGAGTCCGAACTGAACGCACCCGCAGAACGCCGTGGTCGCGGCGACCGCAACGCACGCCCGCGTCGCGGTGGCCAGCGTCGCCAGCGTGCTGAGAAGAAGCAGGAGGGCTAA
- the rplV gene encoding 50S ribosomal protein L22, producing MSEAITSARATARFVRVSPMKARRVIDLVRGKSVEEALAILKYAPQAASEPVAKVVASAAANAENNFGLNRNSLVVSEAFADEGPTMRRFQPRAQGRAFQIRKRTSHITVVVSQKEGAK from the coding sequence ATGAGTGAAGCTATCACCTCCGCACGCGCAACTGCGCGCTTCGTCCGTGTCTCCCCGATGAAAGCGCGCCGCGTTATCGACCTGGTACGCGGTAAGTCCGTCGAGGAAGCACTGGCAATCCTGAAGTACGCCCCCCAGGCTGCTTCTGAGCCGGTTGCCAAGGTCGTTGCATCCGCTGCGGCAAACGCCGAGAACAACTTCGGCCTGAATCGCAACAGCTTGGTCGTCTCCGAGGCATTCGCCGACGAGGGACCGACCATGCGTCGTTTCCAGCCGCGCGCACAGGGTCGTGCATTCCAGATCCGTAAGCGCACCAGCCACATCACCGTGGTTGTTAGCCAGAAGGAAGGGGCCAAGTAG
- the rpsS gene encoding 30S ribosomal protein S19, with amino-acid sequence MPRSLKKGPFVDEHLLAKVDAQNEKGTKQVIKTWSRRSTILPDFIGHTFAVHDGRKHVPVFVDDSMVGHKLGEFAPTKTFKGHVKDDKKGRR; translated from the coding sequence ATGCCACGCAGCCTTAAGAAGGGCCCGTTCGTCGATGAGCACCTCCTCGCAAAGGTAGATGCTCAGAACGAGAAGGGCACCAAGCAGGTCATCAAGACCTGGTCCCGCCGTTCAACCATTCTCCCCGACTTCATCGGCCACACCTTCGCCGTCCACGATGGACGCAAGCACGTGCCGGTGTTCGTGGACGACTCCATGGTCGGCCACAAGCTCGGTGAGTTCGCACCCACCAAGACCTTCAAGGGTCACGTCAAGGACGACAAGAAGGGACGTCGATAA